A region of Bicyclus anynana chromosome 15, ilBicAnyn1.1, whole genome shotgun sequence DNA encodes the following proteins:
- the LOC112044968 gene encoding tether containing UBX domain for GLUT4 isoform X1, translating into MSRDITVLVPNGRRIKVHCTADTNILQLLEDVCAKQGFQPTDYDLKHHNHILDLTTTIRFCNLPNKAVLEMVEAEKKRIESNVTIGLTLNDGERIMGDFTPNTSLYDLIMSLAPSELTSLENPTILYMRQEVTGISALKEKTLRKIGLIAGRAILRLLDKSPDPIQANVSSVYRRVQPETTESAAQHTELDNPGPSGVKDKDIKKTFDPIKLIQKEKEQKHHETDQTRGDEGIIPESTETDDEKTKKISENPTTHTDSQPTMSSEPQKQLLTQENLERRLRIEEEVTFVGTQKAIAFKQPEMAEDELSDLPDDFYELSIEEVRKMYHELQQQRIVLENTPMLTAAKRQELEQQTSVQKLNTYKNVVVRVQFPDNMILQGVFTPTNTIEDVQLFVREHLHNQDKPFHIFTTPLKETLDPKMTLLEAKFVPCVHMHFKWLEDSTHPLYLKEEIYTKKTSSDAASILASKYRAPNRRKLEDTSSSSQKSNPTSSTSKQSKVPKWFKT; encoded by the exons atgtcaagaGATATTACTGTACTCGTACCGAACGGCAGAAGAATTAAAGTTCACTGCACAGCTGATACAAATATATTGCAG CTTCTTGAAGATGTCTGTGCCAAACAGGGTTTCCAACCAACTGACTATGATTTGAAGCATCATAATCACATACTAGATTTAACAACAACTATTCGATTTTGTAACTTGCCCAATAAAGCTGTCCTTGAAATGGTAGAAGCAGAAAAGAAGAGAATAGAATCAAATGTTACTATTGGTTTAACATTGAATGATG GTGAAAGAATTATGGGAGATTTCACACCAAATACTTCGCTTTATGATCTCATAATGTCTTTGGCTCCAAGTGAGCTGACATCTTTAGAAAATCCCACCATTTTGTATATGAGACAAGAAGTAACAGGAATATCTGCTTTAAAAGAAAAGACTTTGAGGAAGATAGGGCTAATAGCAGGAAGAGCCATTCTTAGATTGTTGGATAAATCTCCTGATcctat ccaagctAATGTGTCAAGTGTATATCGCCGTGTACAACCTGAAACAACTGAAAGTGCTGCTCAGCACACTGAACTTGACAATCCAGGCCCATCAGGTGTCAAagataaagatataaaaaaaacatttgatcCTATAAAACTGATACAAAAAGAGAAGGAACAAAAGCATCATGAAACAGACCAAACTAGAGGTGATGAAGGTATTATTCCAGAGAGCACAGAAACTGATGATGAAAAAACCAAGAAAATCAGTGAAAATCCTACTACACATACTGATTCACAGCCAACAATGTCGTCTGAACCTCAGAAACAGCTACTGACACAAGAGAATCTTGAACGACGGCTAAGAATTGAAGAGGAAGTTACTTTT gtgGGAACACAAAAAGCAATTGCATTTAAACAACCAGAGATGGCTGAAGACGAATTATCAGACCTGCCGGATGATTTCTACGAGCTGTCTATAGAAGAAGTGAGGAAGATGTATCACGAGTTGCAGCAGCAGCGCATAGTGCTGGAGAACACGCCAATGCTCACTGCCGCTAAACGACAGGAGCTTGAACAACAG ACATCAGTACAAAAGCTAAACACATATAAAAATGTGGTTGTCCGTGTACAATTTCCCGACAACATGATACTTCAAGGAGTGTTCACTCCCACCAACACTATAGAGGAtgttcagttgtttgttagggaACATCTGCACAACCAAGACAAACCTTTTCATATAT TTACAACCCCGCTCAAAGAAACTTTAGACCCCAAAATGACATTACTGGAGGCAAAGTTTGTGCCCTGTGTTCATATGCATTTCAAATGGTTAGAAGACAGCACACATCCCTTGTACTTAAAAGAAGAAATTTACACAAAGAAAACATCAAGTGACGCTGCCAGTATTCTAGCCTCAAAGTACCG tgcaCCTAACAGGAGAAAACTGGAGGATACATCAAGCAGTTCCCAGAAATCAAACCCCACTTCATCAACATCCAAGCAAAGTAAAGTTCCCAAGTGGTTTAAAACATAA
- the LOC112044968 gene encoding tether containing UBX domain for GLUT4 isoform X2: MWYDLRRYVFPARLCFLLEDVCAKQGFQPTDYDLKHHNHILDLTTTIRFCNLPNKAVLEMVEAEKKRIESNVTIGLTLNDGERIMGDFTPNTSLYDLIMSLAPSELTSLENPTILYMRQEVTGISALKEKTLRKIGLIAGRAILRLLDKSPDPIQANVSSVYRRVQPETTESAAQHTELDNPGPSGVKDKDIKKTFDPIKLIQKEKEQKHHETDQTRGDEGIIPESTETDDEKTKKISENPTTHTDSQPTMSSEPQKQLLTQENLERRLRIEEEVTFVGTQKAIAFKQPEMAEDELSDLPDDFYELSIEEVRKMYHELQQQRIVLENTPMLTAAKRQELEQQTSVQKLNTYKNVVVRVQFPDNMILQGVFTPTNTIEDVQLFVREHLHNQDKPFHIFTTPLKETLDPKMTLLEAKFVPCVHMHFKWLEDSTHPLYLKEEIYTKKTSSDAASILASKYRAPNRRKLEDTSSSSQKSNPTSSTSKQSKVPKWFKT, encoded by the exons ATGTGGTATGATCTTAGAAGATATGTGTTTCCTGCAAGGTTATGTTTT CTTCTTGAAGATGTCTGTGCCAAACAGGGTTTCCAACCAACTGACTATGATTTGAAGCATCATAATCACATACTAGATTTAACAACAACTATTCGATTTTGTAACTTGCCCAATAAAGCTGTCCTTGAAATGGTAGAAGCAGAAAAGAAGAGAATAGAATCAAATGTTACTATTGGTTTAACATTGAATGATG GTGAAAGAATTATGGGAGATTTCACACCAAATACTTCGCTTTATGATCTCATAATGTCTTTGGCTCCAAGTGAGCTGACATCTTTAGAAAATCCCACCATTTTGTATATGAGACAAGAAGTAACAGGAATATCTGCTTTAAAAGAAAAGACTTTGAGGAAGATAGGGCTAATAGCAGGAAGAGCCATTCTTAGATTGTTGGATAAATCTCCTGATcctat ccaagctAATGTGTCAAGTGTATATCGCCGTGTACAACCTGAAACAACTGAAAGTGCTGCTCAGCACACTGAACTTGACAATCCAGGCCCATCAGGTGTCAAagataaagatataaaaaaaacatttgatcCTATAAAACTGATACAAAAAGAGAAGGAACAAAAGCATCATGAAACAGACCAAACTAGAGGTGATGAAGGTATTATTCCAGAGAGCACAGAAACTGATGATGAAAAAACCAAGAAAATCAGTGAAAATCCTACTACACATACTGATTCACAGCCAACAATGTCGTCTGAACCTCAGAAACAGCTACTGACACAAGAGAATCTTGAACGACGGCTAAGAATTGAAGAGGAAGTTACTTTT gtgGGAACACAAAAAGCAATTGCATTTAAACAACCAGAGATGGCTGAAGACGAATTATCAGACCTGCCGGATGATTTCTACGAGCTGTCTATAGAAGAAGTGAGGAAGATGTATCACGAGTTGCAGCAGCAGCGCATAGTGCTGGAGAACACGCCAATGCTCACTGCCGCTAAACGACAGGAGCTTGAACAACAG ACATCAGTACAAAAGCTAAACACATATAAAAATGTGGTTGTCCGTGTACAATTTCCCGACAACATGATACTTCAAGGAGTGTTCACTCCCACCAACACTATAGAGGAtgttcagttgtttgttagggaACATCTGCACAACCAAGACAAACCTTTTCATATAT TTACAACCCCGCTCAAAGAAACTTTAGACCCCAAAATGACATTACTGGAGGCAAAGTTTGTGCCCTGTGTTCATATGCATTTCAAATGGTTAGAAGACAGCACACATCCCTTGTACTTAAAAGAAGAAATTTACACAAAGAAAACATCAAGTGACGCTGCCAGTATTCTAGCCTCAAAGTACCG tgcaCCTAACAGGAGAAAACTGGAGGATACATCAAGCAGTTCCCAGAAATCAAACCCCACTTCATCAACATCCAAGCAAAGTAAAGTTCCCAAGTGGTTTAAAACATAA
- the LOC112044924 gene encoding zinc finger CCCH domain-containing protein 3: MEQSSHNRVYINPNFKRTETDFRLPEQIKTTHFNRYFVEELPCRARNMKSNETMTNNRKIYVNPNFINSNNDTQNQPSRSARYIESNENANYALNAQMLQNYKHTLVQNFQQVSKEQARNNFIQINTNNAQTNKDVAFHFANAINVSRNNPVANVSYIENGNILNRQLLYKSKYSLIQNNKVQERPIEKDRVNSVVTIMESQEIKKSNQEVPLSKSRYCIIRKKKRLSLTFEQTNESKLTNNLVTPKYPVPVACSNQLTCYTNSQKNKFSCKTPEKITKIKITKYKIIPVNSLKKHTVVFNENKSITTASKVYRKSNARLSSSSIKKNRFKFIKTSTPVKSSTPVSTIKVASRIAQNIGKGACSGSKVKLSKSLRAKFNVNNIPCRLFTKYGKCLRQDQGNCKYLHDKKHVSLCRKFLKGICHDKKCSLSHELTAKKMPTCYFYLNGMCTKDGCPYLHVKLSDKTKICQEFSKGYCENGDKCPYKHVNVNQKSRKLSSKNPRSSQLKNSKLKIEEENTGNCNTTLNLEDKLENKDGDCRYYKESVNSDESYEAIKPKRCKLGNLPSFIQL; encoded by the coding sequence ATGGAACAAAGTTCACATAATAGAGTTTATATAAATCCAAATTTTAAGAGGACAGAAACAGATTTCCGGCTCCCAGAACAAATAAAGACAACACACTTTAACAGATATTTTGTTGAGGAACTGCCATGTAGAGCAAGGAACATGAAAAGTAATGAGACAATGACAAACAACAGGAAAATATATGTCAAcccaaattttattaatagcaACAATGACACTCAAAACCAACCTTCAAGAAGTGCAAGATATATTGAATCAAATGAAAATGCAAACTATGCTCTAAATGCACAAATGCTGCAAAACTATAAACACACTTTAGTGCAAAATTTTCAACAGGTAAGTAAAGAACAAGCAAggaataattttatacaaataaacacGAACAATGCTCAAACAAATAAAGATGTGGCTTTTCATTTTGCTAATGCCATAAATGTCTCTCGAAACAATCCAGTTGCAAATGTAAGTTATATTGAAAATgggaatattttaaataggcagttgttatacaaatctaaatattctttaatacaaaacaataagGTACAAGAAAGGCCAATAGAAAAAGATAGAGTGAATTCTGTAGTGACAATCATGGAATCACAGGAAATCAAGAAATCAAACCAGGAGGTTCCATTGTCTAAATCTCGTTATTGCATTatcagaaagaaaaaaagattatctcttacttttgaacagacaaatgaaagtaaattaacaaataatctTGTAACACCCAAGTATCCTGTACCTGTAGCTTgttcaaatcaattgacatgtTATACAAATTCACAAAAGAACAAATTTAGCTGTAAAACACCtgaaaaaataacgaaaatcaaaataacaaagtataaaattattcctGTAAATTCCTTGAAAAAGCATACAGTtgtatttaatgaaaacaaatcTATAACTACAGCTTCAAAAGTTTACAGAAAAAGTAATGCAAGGTTAAGTTCTTCttcaattaagaaaaatagatttaagtttattaaaactAGCACACCTGTTAAGTCTAGTACACCTGTATCAACAATAAAGGTAGCTTCAAGAATTGCACAAAACATAGGAAAAGGCGCGTGTAGTGGAAGTAAAGTGAAGTTATCAAAATCTTTAAGAGCCAAGTTCAATGTGAACAATATTCCATGCAGGCTATTTACTAAATATGGAAAATGCTTAAGACAAGATCAAGGAAACTGCAAATATTTGCATGATAAAAAACACGTATCATTGTGCCGCAAATTCTTAAAAGGTATATGCCATGATAAAAAATGCTCTCTTTCTCATGAACTCACAGCAAAAAAGATGCCCACgtgttatttttatctaaacGGCATGTGTACTAAAGATGGTTGTCCATACTTGCACGTCAAATTAAGTGATAAAACTAAGATAtgtcaagaattttcaaaaggaTATTGCGAAAATGGTGACAAGTGCCCATACAAACATGTTAATGTTAATCAAAAAAGCAGGAAACTATCAAGTAAGAACCCAAGAAGTTCACAACTAAAGAATTCTAAGTTAAAAATTGAAGAAGAAAACACAGGTAATTGTAATACAACATTGAATTTAGAAgacaaattagaaaataaagatGGAGattgtaggtattataaagAATCAGTTAACAGTGATGAGAGTTACGAAGCTATTAAGCCTAAAAGATGCAAATTGGGCAACTTGCCTTCATTTATACAGTTGTAG
- the LOC112044926 gene encoding U6 snRNA phosphodiesterase 1, with product MSGLSYISEYGDEEDSHSEEEYEEIQEKACSKPRLPQPNLTGVPVVSFEEHVDDSNLHGGRVRSFPHVRGNWATFVYIDYPDKENLLKLIDKFATTLATVDESCSKCEDIHISLSKTFVLKYHMINTFTSSLQEVLKNIDSFELGFESVDVFCNEDKTRTFIALKVDCFAHRYLISITKKIDNILRDFRLPEFYNEPSFHMSILSINGDKKQCVLKILHQLNQHFMNQEEKVDTIIINKVNCKSGNKYYQYYLK from the exons ATGTCTGGACTGTCTTACATTTCTGAGTACGGTGACGAAGAGGATTCACACTCTGAAGAAGAATACGAAGAAATTCAGGAGAAAGCGTGTTCAAA acCAAGACTTCCTCAACCTAACTTGACAGGAGTGCCTGTTGTCTCATTTGAAGAACACGTTGATGACTCTAACTTACACGGAGGACGAGTTCGGAGCTTTCCACATGTGAGAGGGAACTGGGCTACATTTGTTTATATAGATT ACCCAGacaaagaaaatttattaaaattaatagataaGTTTGCAACAACACTTGCAACTGTTGATGAATCTTGTAGCAAATGTGAAGACATCCATATAAGTCTTTCAAAAACATTTGTTCTGAAATATCATATGATCAACACTTTTACAAGTAGTTTACaggaagttttaaaaaatattgacag TTTTGAACTTGGATTTGAATCTGTCGATGTTTTTTGCAACGAGGATAAAACTAGAACATTTATAGCCTTGAAAGTGGACTGCTTTGCTCACAGATACTTAATTAGTATTACAAAGAAGATTGATAACATTCTAAGAGATTTCAGATTGCCTGAATTTTATAAT gAACCATCATTTCACATGAGCATCCTAAGCATCAATGGAGACAAAAAACAGTGTGTATTAAAGATTTTGCATCAACTtaatcaacattttatgaatcaAGAAGAAAAAGTGGataccattatcattaacaaagtTAATTGTAAAAGTGGCAATAAATACTATCAATATTACTTGAAGTAA
- the LOC112044925 gene encoding dehydrogenase/reductase SDR family member 4 — MVLLGKLISTGTVPKIHAQLTNAKSFHSSRLKGKVAIITASTDGIGYAIAKRLGDEGASVIISSRKEDNVKKATEELRKDGINVEGLVCHVSDAEHRKRLFDFAKSKYGGIDILVSNAAVNPAVSPVLETDEKVWDKIFDVNVKCSWLLAKEVYPELVKRGGGSIVFVASIAGYQPMEPLGPYSISKTTLLGLTKAIAYEVTHENIRVNCVAPGIVATKFASAITSSDMAAEKTLSIVPMKRFGKPSEIASAVAFLVSEDASYMTGETLVVAGGTYAHL; from the exons ATGGTTCTCCTTGGTAAATTAATTTCTACAGGCACAGTGCCCAAAATACATGCACAACTAACTAATGCGAAGAGCTTTCACAGTAGCAGACTTAAAGGGAAAGTAGCAATTATAACTGCATCGACTGATGG CATTGGTTACGCCATAGCGAAGAGACTGGGAGACGAGGGAGCATCGGTAATAATAAGTAGCAGGAAGGAAGATAATGTTAAAAAAGCTACTGAAGAATTACGCAAAGATGGAATTAATGTAGAAGGGCTAGTATGCCATGTCAGTGACGCGGAACATAGGAAAAGGCTGTTTgatttt GCGAAAAGTAAATATGGAGGAATTGACATCCTGGTTTCCAATGCAGCAGTAAATCCTGCCGTTTCGCCGGTGTTGGAG ACTGATGAAAAGGTGTGGGACAAAATATTTGATGTGAATGTCAAGTGTTCTTGGTTGTTAGCAAAAGAAGTTTACCCAGAGCTGGTCAAACGTGGTGGTGGAAGTATTGTATTTGTAGCTTCTATTGCGGGTTACCAGCCCATGGAG CCATTGGGGCCTTATAGCATCAGTAAAACAACACTCCTTGGTCTGACCAAGGCAATTGCGTACGAGGTTACACACGAGAACATTAGAGTGAATTGTGTGGCACCAGGTATTGTTGCTACGAAGTTCGCTTCTGCA atTACCAGTTCAGACATGGCAGCAGAGAAAACGTTATCAATAGTACCAATGAAGAGATTTGGTAAACCTTCAGAAATTGCCAGTGCAgttgcatttttggtatcagaAGACGCCAGTTACATGACTGGTGAAACACTGGTTGTTGCTGGTGGCACATATGCCCATCTTTAA
- the LOC112044963 gene encoding protein ecdysoneless gives MNPRFEDTLQCIFLSTTELSREEWEDLCISINGIIESISKEYIWHRDEFRVYLPIVPDVNNDITPCLMSTTCFGDNIEDEWFIVYLIFEITKKYNLLVQVQDNDGDFLLIEAADYLPAWANPETTENRVFIFNQHLHLIPNAIASTDAPLELKKAIKLVTQNPEVTKAPIEVEQAVIKRIGEYPQKIKEGCHSAILKLPVEVATVLTLKPFLISPIVNTYCNLDAIDAKLCKDVKFENCINTEVKFTKYLYAMIMQSKIPNYVKCNKSMNVKANQLGLKVTCAYKILTNRLTKDVYYTTEYKKFLNSLIKNGYFKNNLEGSLEYSQLLDKAKAYFLEMECSVSLNACNIINKIKSSDEFHNTAEFLKQRSQTECLQDDDDDWLNVNPDQLNDFLNSHYGKNVKLKNKDPITPHIMTSQLTDFLKETTCFEGIEHDRKEDTKIDFDSEEFVNCLEKMLNFVSNQNMNENYTNSDFSSDEDVDDSDECVKSNIGLKIKAQDLELASKLKLIEKDNVEESVLKNLSQSMKEEGTSGPASTILRQIGINKSDVLDSDDDE, from the exons ATGAATCCTAGGTTTGAAGACACACTGCAATGCATATTTCTTTCTACTACAGAACTTTCTAGAGAAGAATGGGAAGATTTATGTATATCAATAAATGGAATAATAGAATCAATTTCCAAAGAATATATATGGCACAGAGATGAGTTCAGGGTATATTTACCAATTGTACCAGATGTAAACAATG atattactCCATGCCTTATGAGTACAACATGTTTTGGTGATAACATTGAGGATGAATGGTTCATAGTTTATCTTATATTTgagataacaaaaaaatacaacttgCTCGTTCAAGTTCAAGACAATGACGGTGATTTCCTTCTCATTGAAGCAGCAGACTACTTGCCAGCGTGGGCTAATCCTGAAACCACTGAAAATAGG GTGTTTATATTTAATCAACACTTACATTTAATACCAAATGCAATAGCATCTACAGATGCACCATTGGAACTGAAAAAAGCAATAAAACTTGTCACACAGAATCCAGAAGTAACTAAAGCACCTATTGAAGTAGAACAGGCTGTCATAAAACGCATTGGAGAATATCCACAAAAAATCAAAGAAGGTTGTCATAGTGCTATTCTGAAACTTCCAGTGGAAGTAGCCACAGTACTGACGCTCAAACCATTTTTAATATCTCCAATTGTAAATACATATTGCAACCTAGATGCAATTGATGCTAAACTTTGTAAAGATGTTAAATTCGAAAACTGTATAAATACAGAAGTCAAATTTACTAAATACTTGTATGCTATGATAATGCAGTCCAAAATTCCTAATTATGTTAAGTGCAACAAGTCAATGAATGTGAAAGCAAATCAGCTTGGACTTAAAGTTACTTGtgcctataaaatattgacCAATAGGCTTACTAAGGATGTATATTATACAACAGAATATAAAAAGTTTCTTAACAGTCTTATAAAGAATGGttacttcaaaaataatttagaggGTTCTCTTGAATACTCACAATTGCTAGATAAAGCAAAAGCCTACTTTTTGGAGATGGAGTGTTCAGTAAGTTTAAATGcatgtaatataattaacaaaataaagtcttctGATGAATTTCACAATACAGCAGAGTTCTTGAAACAAAGGAGTCAAACAGAATGTTtacaagatgatgatgatgactggtTAAATGTAAATCCTGATCAACTAAATGATTTTCTAAACAGCCATTATGGTAAAAATGTAAAGCTAAAGAACAAGGACCCTATAACACCACATATAATGACATCGCAATTAACAGATTTTCTAAAAGAAACTACCTGCTTTGAAGGAATAGAACATGATAGAAAAGAAGAcacaaaaattgattttgattcaGAGGAATTTGTTAATTGCTTAGAAAAAATGTTGAACTTcgtttcaaatcaaaatatgaATGAAAACTATACTAACAGTGATTTTAGTAGTGATGAGGATGTGGATGATAGTGATGAATGTGTCAAAAGTAATATAGGATTAAAAATCAAAGCTCAAGATCTAGAACTAGCgtctaaattaaaattgattgaaAAAGATAATGTAGAAGAAAGTGTTTTAAAGAATTTATCTCAAAGTATGAAAGAAGAAGGCACATCTGGTCCTGCTAGCACTATCTTAAGACAAATAGGAATAAACAAAAGTGATGTGttagattctgatgatgatgaatga